From Burkholderia savannae, a single genomic window includes:
- a CDS encoding metallopeptidase TldD-related protein: protein MTDFAKPGRAAPIAPIDWHAHFARLADEAERLKQPGETVLLWFAGETSDFIRFNAGRIRQTGRVLQGKLGVRLVAHARQASFTQTVSGDPATDVPELADALATLRDGLRDAPDDPHLLFDTSTWRQSTRRAGSLPDPDALARVVAEAARGLDFVGFYAGGSLVRGFASSAGSRGWHEVENFDFSWSLYDPSGRAIKTVYAGDAWSDAAFARKVEEAAARLPVLGRAPKALAPGRYRAYLAPAAVAEIVRLLRWDGFSARANASARSSLHRLHAGEAALDPRVTITEDFSLGVAPAFNADGYRRDSVPLVVEGRSAGRLVSARTAREHGLSPNGASADEMPETLSIAGGALADADVLAALDTGLYIGNLWYLNFSDKMNCRITGMTRFATFWAEGGRIVAPVDAMRFDDSLYRLLGGELEQLGATPEVLLSDESWGERPTGGARLPGLLARSFELTL, encoded by the coding sequence ATGACCGACTTCGCGAAGCCGGGGCGCGCGGCCCCGATCGCCCCGATCGACTGGCACGCGCATTTCGCGCGGCTCGCGGACGAAGCCGAACGACTGAAGCAGCCGGGCGAGACGGTGCTGCTGTGGTTCGCCGGCGAGACGTCCGATTTCATCCGCTTCAACGCGGGCAGAATTCGCCAGACCGGGCGCGTGCTGCAAGGCAAGCTCGGCGTGCGGCTCGTGGCGCACGCGCGGCAGGCGTCGTTCACGCAGACGGTGAGCGGCGATCCGGCGACGGACGTGCCCGAGCTCGCGGATGCGCTCGCGACGCTGCGCGACGGCCTGCGCGACGCGCCCGACGATCCGCATCTGCTGTTCGATACGTCGACGTGGCGGCAGTCGACCCGCCGCGCCGGCAGCCTGCCCGACCCCGACGCGCTCGCGCGCGTCGTCGCCGAAGCGGCGCGCGGGCTCGACTTCGTCGGCTTCTACGCGGGCGGCTCGCTCGTGCGCGGCTTCGCGTCGTCGGCGGGCAGCCGCGGCTGGCACGAGGTGGAGAATTTCGATTTCAGCTGGTCGCTGTACGACCCGAGCGGCCGTGCGATCAAGACCGTCTACGCGGGCGACGCGTGGAGCGACGCCGCGTTCGCGCGCAAGGTCGAGGAGGCCGCCGCGCGCTTGCCGGTGCTCGGCCGCGCGCCGAAGGCGCTCGCGCCCGGCCGCTACCGCGCGTATCTCGCGCCGGCCGCGGTCGCGGAGATCGTCCGCCTGCTGCGCTGGGACGGCTTTTCGGCGCGCGCGAACGCGAGCGCGCGCAGCAGCCTGCACCGGCTGCACGCGGGCGAGGCGGCGCTCGATCCGCGCGTGACGATCACCGAGGATTTTTCGCTCGGCGTCGCGCCCGCGTTCAACGCGGACGGCTATCGCCGCGACAGCGTGCCGCTCGTCGTCGAGGGGCGCAGCGCGGGGCGGCTCGTGAGCGCGCGCACCGCGCGCGAGCACGGCCTGAGCCCGAACGGCGCGTCTGCGGACGAGATGCCGGAGACGCTGTCGATCGCGGGCGGCGCGCTCGCCGACGCCGACGTGCTCGCGGCGCTCGACACGGGCCTCTACATCGGCAATCTCTGGTATCTGAATTTCTCGGACAAGATGAATTGCCGGATCACCGGGATGACGCGCTTCGCGACGTTCTGGGCCGAAGGCGGCAGGATCGTCGCGCCCGTCGATGCGATGCGCTTCGACGACAGCCTGTACCGGCTGCTCGGCGGCGAGCTCGAGCAGCTCGGCGCGACGCCGGAAGTGCTGCTGAGCGACGAATCGTGGGGCGAGCGGCCGACGGGCGGCGCGAGGCTGCCGGGCCTGCTCGCGCGCTCGTTCGAGCTGACGCTGTAA
- a CDS encoding TldD/PmbA family protein yields the protein MIDERWAQAARLLRSDADFWSLRVVDERIDEHAVRNDVAQPLASVRDRGAMLIAWSGAGAGYAATADLSAAGLQAALDAAAARAKASAALSLIDHRAVARPDASGGYASPHADEALPSRAEWIERLAHECAAAAVDARIVERTAGVMLVHADQLYVTSDGVRIDQRFRHVMPQLSVVAHARGDTQVRTLGNAGTLAQGGLDVLARYGFDGAGARVAGEALQLLAAPNCPAGTRDLLLMPDQMMLQIHESIGHPLELDRILGDERNFAGWSFVKPEMFGSYRYGSPLLNVTFDPAMPGEAASYAFDDDGSAARKQYLIRDGVLERPLGGALSQARAGLPGVANARASSWNRPPIDRMANLNVEPGSHSFEALVAGIERGVMMRTNTSWSIDDHRNKFQFGCEFGQLIENGELTQVVKRPNYRGVSASFWRSLRAVGDASTFRVYGTPYCGKGEPAQIIRVGHASPACVFADVDVFGGA from the coding sequence ATGATTGACGAACGCTGGGCGCAAGCCGCCCGACTATTGCGCAGCGACGCCGATTTCTGGTCGCTGCGCGTCGTCGACGAACGGATCGACGAACACGCGGTGCGCAACGACGTCGCGCAGCCGCTCGCGAGCGTGCGCGACCGCGGCGCGATGCTGATTGCGTGGTCGGGCGCGGGCGCCGGCTACGCGGCGACGGCCGATCTGTCGGCGGCCGGCCTGCAGGCGGCGCTCGATGCGGCCGCCGCGCGCGCGAAGGCGAGCGCGGCGCTGTCGCTGATCGACCATCGCGCGGTTGCGCGGCCGGACGCGAGCGGCGGCTATGCGTCGCCGCACGCGGACGAGGCGCTGCCGTCCCGCGCGGAATGGATCGAGCGCCTCGCGCATGAATGCGCGGCGGCGGCCGTCGATGCGCGGATCGTCGAGCGCACGGCGGGCGTGATGCTCGTGCATGCCGATCAGCTCTACGTGACGAGCGACGGCGTGCGGATCGATCAGCGCTTTCGCCACGTGATGCCGCAGCTGAGCGTCGTCGCGCACGCGCGCGGCGATACGCAGGTGCGCACGCTCGGCAACGCGGGCACGCTCGCGCAGGGCGGCCTCGACGTGCTCGCGCGCTACGGCTTCGACGGCGCGGGCGCGCGCGTCGCCGGCGAGGCGCTGCAACTGCTCGCCGCGCCGAACTGCCCCGCCGGAACACGCGACCTGCTGCTGATGCCGGACCAGATGATGCTGCAGATCCACGAATCGATCGGCCACCCGCTCGAGCTCGACCGGATTCTCGGCGACGAGCGCAATTTCGCGGGCTGGAGCTTCGTGAAGCCGGAGATGTTCGGCTCGTACCGGTACGGCTCGCCGCTCTTGAACGTCACGTTCGATCCCGCGATGCCCGGCGAGGCGGCGTCGTACGCGTTCGACGACGACGGCAGCGCCGCGCGCAAGCAATACCTGATCCGCGACGGCGTGCTCGAGCGGCCGCTCGGCGGCGCGCTGTCGCAGGCGCGTGCGGGCTTGCCGGGCGTCGCGAACGCGCGCGCGTCGAGCTGGAACCGGCCGCCGATCGACCGGATGGCGAACCTGAACGTCGAGCCCGGCTCGCATTCGTTCGAGGCGCTCGTCGCGGGCATCGAGCGCGGCGTCATGATGCGCACGAACACGTCGTGGTCGATCGACGATCACCGCAACAAATTCCAGTTCGGCTGCGAATTCGGGCAACTGATCGAAAACGGCGAGCTGACGCAGGTCGTCAAGCGGCCGAACTATCGCGGCGTTTCCGCGAGCTTCTGGCGCAGCCTGCGCGCGGTCGGCGACGCGAGCACGTTCCGCGTGTACGGCACGCCGTACTGCGGCAAGGGCGAGCCCGCGCAGATCATCCGTGTCGGCCACGCGTCGCCCGCCTGCGTGTTCGCCGACGTCGACGTGTTCGGAGGCGCGTGA
- a CDS encoding ABC transporter ATP-binding protein → MNRPLLEIDGFSAAFGEKIAVRELSLSIARGERVALVGESGSGKSVTALSILRLVQHATLSGRMLFDGEDLLTKTEQQMRGIRGADIAMVFQEPMTALNPLYTIGKQIAESLRLHEGLRPGEARARGIELLRRTGIPEPERRIDSFAHQLSGGQRQRAMIAMALACRPRLLLADEPTTALDVTVREQIVDLLIELQEQEAAARGMAVLLITHDLNLVRRFAQRVAVMEHGELVETGDTDALFANPQHPYTQRLLDSEPQRAIETVAPSARTILDVKSLAVDYRIAPKGWRALFGKTTFRAVHDAQFALRRGETIGIVGESGSGKSTLASAVLGLQRPAAGGIEIDGLPLEALRSARGRRGLYRRMQVVFQDPFGSLSPRMTIEQIVGEGLSVHRPEVTGDARRARIAGLLQEVGLPAEAMLRYPHEFSGGQRQRIAIARALAVEPELLVLDEPTSALDVSIQKQVLNLLTNLQKKYKLSYLFITHDLAVMRAMAHRVLVMKEGRVVEAGDTLDVLGAPSHPYTRSLLASSMLTPRRSVRERADD, encoded by the coding sequence ATGAACCGGCCGCTTCTCGAAATCGACGGTTTCTCCGCGGCGTTCGGCGAGAAGATCGCGGTGCGCGAACTGAGTCTGTCGATCGCGCGCGGCGAGCGCGTCGCGCTCGTCGGCGAATCCGGCTCGGGCAAGAGTGTCACCGCGCTGTCGATCCTGCGGCTCGTGCAGCACGCGACGCTGTCCGGACGGATGCTGTTCGACGGCGAAGACCTGTTGACGAAGACCGAGCAGCAGATGCGCGGCATCCGCGGCGCGGACATCGCGATGGTGTTCCAGGAGCCGATGACGGCGCTCAACCCGCTTTACACGATCGGCAAGCAGATCGCCGAAAGCCTGCGGCTGCACGAAGGGTTGCGGCCGGGCGAGGCGCGCGCGCGCGGAATCGAGCTGCTGCGGCGCACCGGCATTCCGGAGCCCGAACGCAGGATCGACAGCTTCGCGCATCAACTGTCGGGCGGCCAGCGGCAGCGCGCGATGATCGCGATGGCGCTCGCGTGCCGGCCGCGCCTGCTGCTCGCCGACGAGCCGACGACCGCGCTCGACGTGACGGTGCGCGAGCAGATCGTCGATCTGCTGATCGAGCTGCAGGAGCAGGAGGCGGCGGCGCGCGGGATGGCGGTGCTGCTGATCACGCACGATCTGAATCTCGTGCGGCGCTTCGCGCAGCGCGTCGCGGTGATGGAGCACGGCGAGCTCGTCGAGACGGGCGACACCGATGCGCTGTTCGCGAATCCGCAGCATCCGTATACGCAGCGCCTGCTCGACAGCGAGCCGCAGCGCGCGATCGAAACCGTCGCGCCGTCCGCGCGGACGATCCTCGACGTCAAGTCGCTCGCGGTCGATTACCGGATCGCGCCGAAAGGCTGGCGCGCGCTGTTCGGCAAGACGACGTTTCGCGCGGTGCACGACGCGCAGTTTGCGCTGCGGCGCGGCGAGACGATCGGCATCGTCGGCGAATCGGGGTCGGGCAAATCGACGCTCGCGTCCGCCGTGCTCGGGCTGCAGCGGCCGGCGGCGGGCGGAATCGAGATCGACGGGCTGCCGCTCGAAGCGCTGCGCTCGGCGCGCGGCCGGCGCGGCCTGTACCGGCGCATGCAGGTCGTGTTCCAGGACCCGTTCGGCTCGCTGTCGCCGCGGATGACGATCGAGCAGATCGTCGGCGAGGGGCTTTCCGTGCATCGGCCGGAAGTCACCGGCGACGCGAGGCGTGCGCGGATCGCCGGGCTGTTGCAGGAAGTCGGCCTGCCTGCCGAGGCGATGCTGCGCTATCCGCACGAGTTTTCCGGCGGCCAGCGGCAGCGGATCGCGATCGCGCGCGCGCTCGCGGTCGAGCCGGAACTGCTCGTGCTCGACGAGCCGACGAGCGCGCTCGACGTGTCGATCCAGAAACAGGTGTTGAACCTGCTGACGAATCTCCAAAAAAAGTACAAACTCAGCTACTTGTTCATCACGCACGACCTGGCGGTGATGCGGGCGATGGCCCATCGGGTGCTCGTGATGAAGGAAGGGCGCGTGGTCGAGGCGGGCGACACGCTGGACGTGTTGGGCGCGCCGTCGCACCCGTATACGCGGTCGCTGCTGGCGTCGTCGATGCTGACGCCGCGGCGCAGTGTGCGAGAGAGGGCGGATGATTGA
- a CDS encoding ABC transporter permease, whose product MSSSTPASNSTAWTTDPACVACAASPSPWRRTWLRFRSQRLGYWSLVIFAALFAISLFADVLSNDRPLVVRYEGHYYFPILKDYPEAQFGGDFPAKTNYLDPYIRSKIEANGNFAIYPPNRYRYDTIDYFASRPYPAPPSASNWLGTDQFGRDVLSRLLYGFRLSVLMAIALTVSGVTIGVLTGALQGFYGGRADLIGQRLIEIWSALPDLYLLIIFAAIFEPTLWLLFVLLSMFGWLVLSDYVRAEFLRNRALDYVKAARTMGLTNWQIIWRHVLPNSLTPVITFLPFRMSAAILSLTSLDFLGLGVPPPTPSLGELLQEGKNNLDAWWISMSAFAALVVTLLLLTFMGDALRNALDTRTRGSAFGGGPR is encoded by the coding sequence ATGTCCTCGTCGACCCCCGCATCCAATTCCACCGCGTGGACCACTGATCCCGCGTGCGTCGCGTGCGCGGCGTCGCCGTCGCCGTGGCGGCGCACGTGGCTGCGCTTTCGCAGCCAGCGGCTCGGCTACTGGAGCCTCGTGATCTTCGCCGCGCTGTTCGCGATCAGCCTGTTCGCCGACGTGCTGTCCAACGACCGGCCGCTCGTCGTCCGCTACGAAGGGCATTATTATTTTCCGATCCTGAAGGATTATCCGGAGGCGCAGTTCGGCGGCGATTTTCCGGCGAAGACGAATTATCTCGATCCGTACATCCGCTCGAAGATCGAAGCGAACGGCAACTTCGCGATCTACCCGCCGAACCGCTATCGCTACGACACGATCGACTATTTCGCGTCGCGCCCGTATCCGGCGCCGCCGTCCGCGAGCAACTGGCTCGGCACCGACCAGTTCGGCCGCGACGTGCTGTCGCGTCTTCTGTACGGCTTCCGGCTGTCGGTGCTGATGGCGATCGCGCTGACGGTGTCGGGCGTCACGATCGGCGTGCTCACGGGCGCGTTGCAGGGCTTCTACGGCGGCCGCGCCGATCTGATCGGGCAGCGCCTGATCGAGATCTGGAGCGCGCTGCCCGACCTGTACCTGCTGATCATCTTCGCGGCGATCTTCGAGCCGACGCTGTGGCTGCTGTTCGTCCTGCTGTCGATGTTCGGCTGGCTCGTGCTGTCCGACTACGTGCGCGCGGAGTTCCTGCGCAACCGCGCGCTCGACTACGTGAAGGCCGCGCGCACGATGGGGCTCACGAACTGGCAGATCATCTGGCGGCACGTGCTGCCGAACAGCCTCACGCCCGTCATCACGTTCCTGCCGTTCCGGATGAGCGCGGCGATCCTGTCGCTGACGAGCCTCGATTTTCTCGGTCTCGGCGTGCCGCCGCCGACGCCGAGCCTGGGCGAGCTGTTGCAGGAAGGGAAGAACAATCTCGACGCGTGGTGGATCTCGATGTCGGCGTTCGCGGCGCTCGTCGTCACGCTGCTGCTGCTCACGTTCATGGGCGACGCGCTGCGCAACGCGCTCGATACGCGCACGCGCGGCTCGGCGTTCGGAGGAGGTCCGCGATGA
- a CDS encoding microcin C ABC transporter permease YejB, translating to MLAYILRRLLLMVPTLVGVVTITFVVTQFVPGGPVEQVLTQLRHGTARGGEAGGGGGGYHGSQGVDPQQIEQIKKQFGFDKPPLTRYVMMLKSYATFDLGQSYYAHESVWGVIRSKLPVSITLGLWTVILTYLISVPLGIAKAVRNGSRFDTVTSVLVLAGYAIPGFVLGVLLLMLFGGGTFWQVFPMRGLTSDNFDELTALGKALDYLWHVVLPVTASVVGNFAIVTILTKNTFLEEIGRQYVLTARAKGAPERDVLWKHVLRNAAIPLVTGLPAAFVGAFLNGNLLIETLFSLDGMGQLSYDSVIRRDYPVVLGSLFLFTLIGLVTKLIADVCYVLVDPRIQFHRVDH from the coding sequence ATGCTTGCATACATTCTCAGACGATTGCTGCTGATGGTGCCGACGCTCGTCGGCGTCGTGACGATCACGTTCGTCGTCACGCAGTTCGTGCCGGGCGGCCCGGTCGAGCAGGTGCTGACGCAACTGCGCCACGGCACCGCGCGCGGCGGCGAGGCGGGCGGCGGCGGGGGCGGCTATCACGGCAGCCAGGGCGTCGATCCGCAGCAGATCGAGCAGATCAAGAAGCAGTTCGGCTTCGACAAGCCGCCGCTCACGCGTTACGTGATGATGCTGAAGAGCTACGCGACGTTCGATCTCGGGCAGTCGTACTACGCGCACGAGAGCGTGTGGGGCGTGATCCGCTCGAAGCTGCCGGTATCGATCACGCTCGGGCTTTGGACCGTGATCCTCACGTATCTGATCTCGGTGCCGCTCGGCATCGCGAAGGCCGTGCGCAACGGCTCGCGCTTCGACACCGTGACGAGCGTGCTCGTGCTCGCCGGCTACGCGATTCCCGGCTTCGTGCTCGGCGTGCTGCTGCTGATGCTGTTCGGCGGCGGCACGTTCTGGCAGGTGTTCCCGATGCGCGGCCTCACGTCGGACAACTTCGACGAGCTCACCGCGCTCGGCAAGGCGCTCGATTATCTGTGGCACGTCGTGCTGCCCGTCACCGCATCGGTCGTCGGCAACTTCGCGATCGTCACGATCCTGACGAAGAACACGTTTCTCGAAGAGATCGGCCGGCAATACGTGCTGACCGCGCGCGCGAAGGGCGCGCCCGAGCGCGACGTGCTGTGGAAGCACGTGCTGCGCAACGCGGCGATTCCGCTCGTCACCGGCCTGCCCGCCGCGTTCGTCGGCGCGTTCCTGAACGGCAACCTGCTGATCGAGACGCTGTTCTCGCTCGACGGCATGGGGCAACTGTCGTACGACTCGGTGATCCGCCGCGACTATCCGGTCGTGCTCGGCTCGCTGTTCCTGTTCACGCTGATCGGTCTCGTCACTAAACTCATCGCTGACGTCTGCTATGTCCTCGTCGACCCCCGCATCCAATTCCACCGCGTGGACCACTGA
- a CDS encoding extracellular solute-binding protein has product MRPTKLRLPFDASWAMRAWAAVRIAAIACGMLVASAAAPSHALAATALAQYGEPKYPPTFTHFDYADPDAPNDGPLNFENYNEAQSYDSLNPFLVRGSPAPDIQNLMFDTLMQRSWDELASEYPLIADNVDVAPDGGSATFHINPAARFSNGEAITAADVKYSFDMLTSPQASPLVNAQFAVIKRATVVDRLTVRFDFKRPERAAPLIAGDLPVFSPKWGMRADGTRPPFDQIVSEPPIASGAYLIEQRKNDKQIAYVRNPRYWAADLPTRRGMFRFARVSFKLYLDQYTMLEAFKAGDVDVRMEYSSTQWARRYVGKNFRNGMLKKGEFPDGPAQMQGFLINMREPKFRDARVRHALALAFDYDWMNRMMFYGQYRRTNSFWEASPFGASGMPSSEELALLEPFRAELPPEVFGPMVKQPSTVPPGSLRANLKEARDLLAQAGWHYRDGALRDASGTAMTIEIMDDEPGMDRLILPYIQALGMLGIHAHMHEIDSALYQKRLDNFQYDMTTLIYPPVTIPGAELVRRFGSAAASEVGSENYPGVRSKAVDALIRAALAANTLDELKTATHALDRVLINLYILVPQYYLPNARIAYKTTYGHPPVIPASYQYEDWIIDYWFRKKPAAGAVAQEPEPAA; this is encoded by the coding sequence ATGAGACCAACGAAGTTGCGTTTGCCGTTCGACGCGAGCTGGGCGATGCGCGCTTGGGCGGCCGTGCGGATCGCGGCCATCGCGTGCGGGATGCTCGTCGCAAGCGCCGCCGCGCCGTCGCACGCGCTCGCCGCCACGGCGCTCGCGCAATACGGCGAGCCGAAGTATCCGCCGACCTTCACGCATTTCGATTATGCGGACCCCGACGCGCCGAACGACGGCCCGTTGAATTTCGAAAACTACAACGAGGCGCAGAGCTACGACTCGTTGAATCCGTTCCTCGTGCGCGGCTCGCCCGCGCCGGACATCCAGAACCTGATGTTCGACACGCTGATGCAGCGCAGCTGGGACGAGCTCGCCTCCGAATATCCGCTGATCGCGGACAACGTCGACGTCGCGCCCGACGGCGGCTCGGCGACGTTCCACATCAATCCGGCCGCGCGCTTCTCGAACGGCGAGGCGATCACCGCGGCCGACGTCAAGTATTCGTTCGACATGCTGACGAGCCCGCAGGCGTCGCCGCTCGTCAACGCGCAGTTCGCGGTCATCAAGCGCGCGACGGTTGTCGACCGGCTGACGGTGCGCTTCGACTTCAAGCGCCCCGAACGCGCGGCTCCGCTGATCGCGGGCGACCTGCCGGTGTTCTCGCCGAAATGGGGGATGCGGGCGGACGGCACGCGGCCGCCGTTCGACCAGATCGTGAGCGAGCCGCCGATCGCGAGCGGCGCGTACCTGATCGAGCAGCGCAAGAACGACAAGCAGATCGCCTACGTGCGCAATCCGCGTTACTGGGCGGCCGATCTGCCGACGCGGCGCGGGATGTTCCGCTTCGCGCGCGTGTCGTTCAAGCTGTATCTCGATCAATACACGATGCTCGAAGCGTTCAAGGCGGGCGATGTCGACGTGCGGATGGAATACAGCTCGACGCAATGGGCGCGCCGCTACGTCGGCAAGAACTTCCGAAACGGCATGCTGAAGAAGGGTGAGTTCCCGGACGGCCCCGCGCAGATGCAGGGCTTCCTCATCAACATGCGCGAACCGAAGTTCCGCGACGCTCGCGTGCGTCATGCGCTTGCGCTCGCGTTCGATTACGACTGGATGAACCGGATGATGTTCTACGGGCAATATCGCCGCACGAACAGCTTCTGGGAGGCGAGCCCGTTCGGCGCGTCCGGAATGCCGAGCAGCGAGGAGCTCGCGCTGCTCGAACCGTTTCGCGCGGAACTGCCGCCCGAAGTGTTCGGCCCGATGGTCAAGCAGCCGTCGACGGTGCCGCCCGGCTCGCTGCGCGCGAACCTGAAAGAGGCGCGCGACCTGCTCGCGCAGGCCGGCTGGCACTATCGCGACGGCGCGCTGCGCGACGCGAGCGGCACGGCGATGACGATCGAGATCATGGACGACGAGCCGGGCATGGACCGGCTGATCCTGCCGTACATCCAGGCGCTCGGGATGCTCGGCATCCATGCGCACATGCACGAGATCGACAGCGCGCTGTATCAGAAGCGCCTCGACAACTTCCAGTACGACATGACGACGCTCATCTATCCGCCCGTCACGATTCCCGGCGCCGAGCTCGTGCGCCGCTTCGGCAGCGCGGCGGCGTCGGAAGTCGGTTCGGAGAACTACCCGGGCGTGCGCTCGAAGGCGGTCGACGCGCTGATCCGAGCGGCGCTCGCGGCGAACACGCTCGACGAGCTGAAGACGGCGACGCACGCGCTCGACCGCGTGCTGATCAACCTGTACATCCTCGTGCCGCAGTATTACCTGCCGAACGCGCGGATCGCCTACAAGACGACGTATGGGCATCCGCCGGTCATTCCGGCATCCTATCAATACGAGGACTGGATCATCGATTACTGGTTCAGGAAGAAGCCGGCGGCCGGCGCGGTTGCGCAAGAGCCGGAACCGGCCGCCTAG